A genomic stretch from Strix aluco isolate bStrAlu1 chromosome 12, bStrAlu1.hap1, whole genome shotgun sequence includes:
- the TICRR gene encoding treslin isoform X1, translated as MACSHSVVFLLDTASPGRRARLQRGALRLLNHLGCRFGLSRLRWAFRFFDSLGGRGRASRGGGFRPPGPRAWARFEEELAERFGVRGPAAVLPGPAPRASLTHNGLKETLLDFQWDRPEIASPAKPLRRSRRTGLAAGEPPESQAPPEGFVNAVFLFSPCPHSRRELRQFVSGSDALSSTREPPTAQELAEKLLPKSVQELIANQKITLFWVDTAEWSQLIESPDHVGYWTMFELICQMGGTILPAETLVQCLSHHRADLAHGFFGHSSSPVPQTVPWTTLLPLDATLNCLFSKPSVFQAVFPQQEGMLFLSMPGGNEPESCAVILEPLAMSQRQLHCPVNIFLKGSLTAWSLVQAGHFLTESWIVQSTRAEQAECNRSLFHQLLRSLVTEELHMVAEVSLSRTWCPCTAVLSPLSESTAVLTVLGIEKTTEVERCNLEGAVVENSSQDHALHLPDIVNSVLGKIDTLAEDSLASMGEETPPMPEWVQRELSYTGGWHPSVFEAWYPASNACGASSDLMESFRLLQVPCANGKDDADQSQVELSESLCELYQRKFSETSAAAGQGNNKKRRGVPRTPVRQKMKTMSRSLQMLNVARLNVKAQKFQPDGVPPTVNEKVPQKLSGKRLDEKVEEKEKALKISIDFKTEEALQSHLIASYQKAVAEGVLSSVCAQNMIMAIKRFLKVQDAKEKEVACVERVRNHLLKTSKMLRQQHGLQKETKVGECRLQVFLRLELCLQCPSLQSNTDKMEQLLEEVTDMLRILCLTEDPGYLTKFLEEILELYINSIPKTLGDIYYGLGTQIPPKLASVLPSDFFSDDSVTLDSKSPDLPLSLSSALTPSTVRLRSESDQLEELRTRSAKKRRNNALARHRSMTEAPQNLRQIEIPKIAKNPIRKENLRSYLATEKSQQMPSLQKEAVQEVTKVRRNLFNEEILSPSKRSVKKMPRSQSVSAVEGLRYKCTDEGTKDHHKLLTKRVAETPLHKQVSRRLLHKQIKGRSSDPGCDTGVVEESPDKAINEAGLRRSPRIKQLSLSRTCSGVFYSTTQPSSQNSQQAHQGQEEESSTQQDLEGIKQLSERPTVQTPKRFFFGAVIDTCSPAVKPSPGRRRTRKDSLHLEELTACQTPRKTPHKFVQKPLNSASKLPRRSPRILHRTPQKLEKTPGKSPAAKQTAARCLGKYFSHPVQKIKSPSALTESKRVHLLQVTSEDCSPAERLSPPCKEAALQRPEHEGFAVLSASLLPLTDSTPAASSPSAVQERYFAELQTPRRSLRYLSKLASPVGTRRQILPKEIQVQSDPLSQATESTPRKPEDPGSKSCASPLSAEILQLEPPFSSPLHESSTNTVAICSPSRLQARESDWEPSFQKSPGITGTSLGSLLHTSKQAKCEPNSGGENLALASATPENKDNHHDSGGNSSGESLHLCQSQVTEDTPIWEENKQMVVASQKSSLREDSENLEKHLSPKPSAGGQACAQNDEVECEKLVKEGNSSANTCESFLSGSQAVSGDLEPRTLLREEYMGPKAPSLKRHSKFALNTSPPMPTSAYSLRCTADRRQREAAARMGDPQLLAKFSTPKSRCKLPSASSPTYEVELEMQASGLPKLRIKKIGSCSSLEVQPEASASKPKGGESPFGDLAMTWCSKHPGKLAAACVSPSCFRSFHSTPGKSGGQTYICQSYTPTSCASNTTSPSPLEAGVPRTPSPKQKGKTTPDAINDWPRRKRAAGSTANASCGQSEKSADEQKRMSTGREGEMKILEHCSSKVTNSLGEFELEGVYRLQDQASPSDSEPRADEDSALGTFGLKSRKRVFTYLSPEKEENCDAKRSCTDRCNLDLTGCSTDEGSRSKSRTDSVLPEKPRSCALVSPEQHSCVGDDDVFLLSGSTPPVTSVLSASGLLALTQSPLLCQGQTPPSRRKCVQEEESDAFQIPANQELSPFHAMTSRRHPLSRTYSRKKLLS; from the exons ATGGCGTGCTCCCACAGCGTCGTGTTCCTGCTGGACACGGCcagcccggggcggcgggcgcggctcCAGCGCGGCGCCCTGCGGCTCCTCAACCACCTGGGCTGCCGCTTCGGCCTGTCCCGCCTCCGCTGGGCCTTCAGGTTCTTCGATTCGCTCGGGGGGCGCGGCAGGGCCTCGCGGGGCGGCGGCTTCCGTCCGCCGGGGCCCCGCGCCTGGGCCCGTTTCGAGGAGGAGCTGGCGGAGCGGTTCGGGGTGCGGGGACCCGCCGCTGTCTTGCCCGGGCCGGCGCCCCGCGCCTCCCTCACCCACAACGGCCTCAAGGAGACGCTCCTCGACTTCCAGTGGGACCGGCCGGAGATCGCCTCCCCTGCTAAGCCGCTCCGCAGGAGCCGGAGGACGGGGCTGGCCGCCGGAGAGCCCCCGGAGAGCCAGGCGCCCCCCGAGGGCTTTGTAAACgctgttttcctcttctccccctgcccccactCGCGGAGGGAGCTGCGGCAGTTCGTGTCGGGGAGCGATGCCCTTTCCTCCACTCGTGAGCCGCCCACGGCTCAGGAGCTGGCAGAGAAACTCCTGCCCAAGAGTGTCCAGGAGTTGATTGCGAATCAGAAAATCACGTTGTTCTGGGTGGACACTGCCGAGTGGTCTCAG CTGATCGAATCCCCAGATCATGTTGGGTACTGGACAATGTTTGAACTGATCTGTCAGATGGGAGGCACCATTTTGCCAGCTGAAACCTTAGTGCAATGTTTGAGTCACCACAGGGCAGATCTTGCTCATGGCTTTTTTGGACACTCAAGTTCCCCAGTGCCACAGACTGTGCCTTGGACCACACTTCTGCCTTTGGACGCAACTTTGAACTGCTTGTTCTCGAAGCCTTCTGTATTTCAAGCAGTATTCCCCCAGCAAGAAGGAATGTTGTTTCTCAGCATgcctg GAGGGAACGAGCCGGAAAGCTGTGCTGTAATCCTGGAACCCCTTGCCATGAGCCAAAGACAGCTGCATTGTCCAGTCAATATCTTTCTGAAAGGTAGCTTGACAGCTTGGAGCTTGGTGCAGGCTGGCCACTTTCTCACGGAGAGCTGGATAGTGCAGAGCACACGGGCTGAGCAGGCAGAATGTAACAGGTCACTGTTTCATCAGCTGTTAAGGAGTCTAGTGACTGAAGAACTGCACATG GTTGCTGAAGTATCTCTATCTAGAACTTGGtgcccctgcactgctgtttTATCGCCACTTTCTGAGAGTACTGCAGTTCTGACTGTTCTTGGTATTGAGAAGACCACTGAAGTTGAGCGATGCAACCTTGAAGGAGCTGTAGTGGAGAACTCTTCCCAAGACCATGCTCTTCACCTCCCAGATATTGTAAATAGTGTGTTGGGTAAAATTGACACATTGGCGGAGGATTCTCTGGCCAGCATGG GAGAAGAAACTCCTCCTATGCCAGAGTGGGTCCAACGGGAGCTGTCCTATACAGGGGGCTGGCATCCTTCAGTGTTTGAAGCATGGTATCCTGCATCGAACGCTTGTGGAGCGAGCTCAGATCTGATGGAGTCATTCAG GCTCCTGCAGGTTCCTTGTGCTAATGGGAAGGATGATGCAGACCAATCTCAAGTGGAACTCTCAGAAAGTCTCTGTGAGCTGTACCAGAGAAAATTCAGTGAAACATCTGCTGCAGCTGGAcaaggaaataacaaaaaaagac GTGGGGTTCCCCGGACTCCAGTCAGGCAGAAGATGAAGACCATGTCCAGATCCCTGCAGATGCTCAACGTAGCAAGACTGAATGTAAAAGCTCAGAAGTTTCAACCTGATGGTGTGCCGCCAACAGTGAATGAGAAGGTTCCACAGAAGCTTTCAGGAAAAAGATTGGATGAAAaggtggaagaaaaggaaaaagcacttAAAATATCAATAG ACTTCAAAACTGAGGAGGCACTGCAGTCTCATTTAATTGCAAGCTACCAGAAGGCTGTTGCTGAGGGAGTTCTTTCATCTGTGTGTGCCCAGAATATGATTATGGCCATTAAAAGGTTCTTGAAAGTACAAGATGCCAAAGAGAAAGAG GTGGCCTGTGTGGAAAGAGTCAGAAACCATCTCCTGAAGACCAGCAAAATGCTCAGACAACAGCATGGATTACAGAAGGAGACCAAAGTTGGAGA GTGCCGACTTCAGGTATTTTTGCGCCTTGAGTTATGTCTTCAGTGCCCTTCACTGCAAAGCAACACTGACAAAATGGAACAGCTGTTAGAAGAG GTGACAGATATGCTGCGCATTTTATGTCTGACTGAAGACCCAGGGTATCTTACAAAGTTTCTAGAGGAAATACTAGAATT GTATATAAATTCTATACCGAAGACCCTTGGAGATATTTACTACGGTCTTGGTACACAAATacccccgaaactggcatctgtTCTGCCTTCAGATTTCTTCAGTGATGACTCTGTGACTCTGGATAGCAAATCCCCAGACCTTCCACTGTCTCTATCATCTGCCTTAACTCCTAGCACTGTCCGCCTACGCAGTGAAAGTGATCAGCTGGAGGAGCTGCGCACCAGATCTGCCAAAAAGAGAAG GAATAATGCATTAGCCAGACACAGGAGCATGACAGAAGCACCACAGAACTTGCGTCAAATTGAGATTCCCAAGATAGCCAAGAATCCCATCAGAAAG gagAACTTGCGTTCTTACCTTGCCACTGAGAAGTCCCAACAGATGCCTTCGTTGCAGAAAGAAGCAGTGCAAG AGGTTACAAAGGTAAGGAGGAACCTCTTCAATGAAGAGATACTTTCACCATCGAAAAGGTCTGTGAAGAAGATGCCTAGAAGCCAATCAGTATCTGCCGTGGAAGGCTTAAGATACAAATGCACTGATGAAGGCACTAAAG ATCATCACAAGTTACTGACCAAGAGAGTTGCAGAAACACCACTACATAAGCAGGTCTCCAGGAGACTACTACATAAGCAGATCAAAGGCCG GTCTTCTGATCCTGGTTGTGACACGGGTGTTGTAGAAGAATCTCCCGACAAGGCTATAAATG AGGCAGGTTTGAGAAGAAGCCCACGCATCAAACAGCTGTCTTTGAGTAGGACTTGCTCTGGTGTTTTCTATTCCACTACACAGCCCAGCTCACAAAATTCACAGCAAGCCCATCAGGGACAAGAAGAGGAGAGCTCTACACAGCAGGATCTAGAAG GCATTAAGCAGCTTTCAGAGCGCCCCACTGTCCAGACTCCCAAGAGGTTTTTCTTTGGTGCAGTCATTGACACATGTAGTCCTGCAGTGAAGCCTTCACCTGGAAGGAGGAGAACAAGAAAAGATTCTTTACACTTAGAGGAGCTGACTGCCTGTCAG actCCTAGAAAAACACCCCATAAATTTGTCCAGAAGCCACTGAATTCTGCCAGTAAGCTACCAAGGAGATCACCTCGCATTCTCCACAGGACACCTCAGAAGCTGGAGAAGACTCCTGGCAAAAGTCCAGCTGCTAAGCAGACTGCAGCTAGGTGTTTGGGAAAGTACTTTTCTCATCCTGTACAAAAGATCAAGTCACCGTCTGCGTTAACTGAAAGTAAGAGGGTTCACTTACTGCAAGTAACTTCTGAGGACTGTTCTCCAGCAGAAAGACTCTCCCCTCCTTGCAAAGAGGCTGCCTTACAAAGACCAGAACATGAAGGGTTCGCAGTGCTCAGTGCCTCATTATTACCTCTGACAGATTCAACTCCAGCTGCTTCTTCCCCCTCTGCTGTCCAGGAAAGATATTTTGCAGAACTGCAAACTCCAAGACGTTCCTTGCGATACCTCTCAAAATTAGCATCTCCAGTTGGTACTCGGAGGCAAATCCTACCAAAGGAAATTCAGGTGCAGTCAGATCCATTATCTCAAGCAACTGAAAGTACTCCCAGGAAACCTGAAGATCCAGGTTCAAAATCATGTGCCAGCCCACTGAGTGCAGAAATACTGCAGCTCGAGCCTCCCTTCAGTTCTCCTCTCCATGAAAGTTCCACGAACACTGTGGCAATCTGCTCTCCTTCCCGTTTGCAGGCTAGGGAGTCTGACTGGGAACCATCTTTTCAAAAATCTCCAGGTATTACTGGCACTTCACTGGGGTCCCTGCTTCACACGTCCAAACAGGCCAAATGTGAACCAAACTCTGGAGGAGAGAACCTTGCACTTGCGTCTGCAACACCTGAAAATAAGGACAATCATCATGATAGTGGTGGTAACTCTTCTGGAGAAAGCCTTCACCTTTGTCAGTCCCAAGTTACTGAAGATACCCCAATAtgggaggaaaataaacagaTGGTGGTAGCATCTCAAAAGTCTTCTCTAAGAGAGGACTCAGAAAACTTGGAAAAGCATCTGTCTCCAAAGCCTTCTGCTGGAGGGCAGGCATGTGCACAGAATGATGAGGTAGAGTGTGAGAAATTGGTTAAGGAGGGGAACTCCAGTGCAAACACCTGTGAGTCCTTCCTAAGTGGTTCTCAAGCAGTTAGTGGTGACTTGGAACCAAGAACCCTGCTGAGAGAGGAATATATGGGGCCAAAGGCTCCAAGTCTTAAGAGACACTCCAAATTTGCCCTGAATACTTCACCTCCTATGCCGACATCTGCCTATTCTTTACGCTGCACTGCAGACAGGAGGCAGCGGGAGGCTGCAGCGCGGATGGGAGATCCTCAACTTCTAGCCAAGTTCTCTACTCCTAAAAGTCGTTGCAAACTGCCTTCTGCTAGCTCACCGACTTACGAAGTTGAGCTTGAAATGCAAGCTTCAGGCCTGCCCAAACTTCGCATTAAGAAAATTGGCTCTTGCTCATCGCTGGAAGTTCAACCTGAAGCAAGTGCCAGCAAACCCAAGGGAGGAGAAAGCCCCTTTGGTGATCTTGCTATGACCTGGTGTAGCAAGCACCCGGGAaaactggcagctgcctgtgttTCACCGTCCTGCTTTCGCTCTTTCCACAGTACACCTGGGAAAAGTGGAGGACAGACCTACATATGCCAGTCGTACACCCCAACAAGCTGTGCCTCTAACACCACCTCCCCATCCCCCTTAGAAGCAGGAGTTCCACGGACACCTTCTCCAAAGCAGAAGGGGAAGACAACCCCTGATGCTATCAATGATTGGCCTCGGAGAAagagagcagcaggcagcactgCTAATGCTAGCTGTGGTCAAAGCGAGAAGAGTGCTGATGAACAGAAGAGAATGTCAACAGGCAGAGAAGGAGAGATGAAGATCTTGgagcactgcagcagcaaagtAACAAACAGTCTCGGAGAATTTGAACTGGAAGGGGTTTACAGGCTCCAGGATCAGGCATCTCCTAGTGACTCTGAACCTAGGGCTGATGAGGACTCTGCCCTGGGAACTTTTGGCTTGAAATCTCGGAAGCGGGTCTTTACATATCTATCGCCAGAAAAGGAGGAGAATTGTGATGCTAAGAGATCTTGCACTGATAGGTGCAACCTGGATCTCACTGGCTGTTCCACAGATGAGGGCAGCAGAAGCAAATCAAGGACGGACTCTGTACTTCCTGAGAAACCACGATCATGTGCGCTTGTAAGTCCTGAGCAGCACAGTTGTGTAGGGGATGACGATGTCTTCCTTTTGTCAG GCTCAACTCCGCCAGTGACGAGCGTGCTCTCCGCTAGCGGCCTTCTAGCACTGACCCAGTCTCCACTGCTGTGCCAGGGACAGACACCGCCGTCTCGGAGAAAGTGTGTTCAAg aaGAGGAATCTGATGCCTTCCAAATTCCTGCCAACCAGGAGCTGTCTCCATTCCATGCCATGACTTCCAGGAGGCATCCCCTTAGCAGGACTTACTCACGGAAAAAGCTGCTCAGCTGA
- the TICRR gene encoding treslin isoform X2: MFESPQGRSCSWLFWTLKFPSATDCALDHTSAFGRNFELLVLEAFCISSSIPPARRNVVSQHAWTFALSYPCTGGNEPESCAVILEPLAMSQRQLHCPVNIFLKGSLTAWSLVQAGHFLTESWIVQSTRAEQAECNRSLFHQLLRSLVTEELHMVAEVSLSRTWCPCTAVLSPLSESTAVLTVLGIEKTTEVERCNLEGAVVENSSQDHALHLPDIVNSVLGKIDTLAEDSLASMGEETPPMPEWVQRELSYTGGWHPSVFEAWYPASNACGASSDLMESFRLLQVPCANGKDDADQSQVELSESLCELYQRKFSETSAAAGQGNNKKRRGVPRTPVRQKMKTMSRSLQMLNVARLNVKAQKFQPDGVPPTVNEKVPQKLSGKRLDEKVEEKEKALKISIDFKTEEALQSHLIASYQKAVAEGVLSSVCAQNMIMAIKRFLKVQDAKEKEVACVERVRNHLLKTSKMLRQQHGLQKETKVGECRLQVFLRLELCLQCPSLQSNTDKMEQLLEEVTDMLRILCLTEDPGYLTKFLEEILELYINSIPKTLGDIYYGLGTQIPPKLASVLPSDFFSDDSVTLDSKSPDLPLSLSSALTPSTVRLRSESDQLEELRTRSAKKRRNNALARHRSMTEAPQNLRQIEIPKIAKNPIRKENLRSYLATEKSQQMPSLQKEAVQEVTKVRRNLFNEEILSPSKRSVKKMPRSQSVSAVEGLRYKCTDEGTKDHHKLLTKRVAETPLHKQVSRRLLHKQIKGRSSDPGCDTGVVEESPDKAINEAGLRRSPRIKQLSLSRTCSGVFYSTTQPSSQNSQQAHQGQEEESSTQQDLEGIKQLSERPTVQTPKRFFFGAVIDTCSPAVKPSPGRRRTRKDSLHLEELTACQTPRKTPHKFVQKPLNSASKLPRRSPRILHRTPQKLEKTPGKSPAAKQTAARCLGKYFSHPVQKIKSPSALTESKRVHLLQVTSEDCSPAERLSPPCKEAALQRPEHEGFAVLSASLLPLTDSTPAASSPSAVQERYFAELQTPRRSLRYLSKLASPVGTRRQILPKEIQVQSDPLSQATESTPRKPEDPGSKSCASPLSAEILQLEPPFSSPLHESSTNTVAICSPSRLQARESDWEPSFQKSPGITGTSLGSLLHTSKQAKCEPNSGGENLALASATPENKDNHHDSGGNSSGESLHLCQSQVTEDTPIWEENKQMVVASQKSSLREDSENLEKHLSPKPSAGGQACAQNDEVECEKLVKEGNSSANTCESFLSGSQAVSGDLEPRTLLREEYMGPKAPSLKRHSKFALNTSPPMPTSAYSLRCTADRRQREAAARMGDPQLLAKFSTPKSRCKLPSASSPTYEVELEMQASGLPKLRIKKIGSCSSLEVQPEASASKPKGGESPFGDLAMTWCSKHPGKLAAACVSPSCFRSFHSTPGKSGGQTYICQSYTPTSCASNTTSPSPLEAGVPRTPSPKQKGKTTPDAINDWPRRKRAAGSTANASCGQSEKSADEQKRMSTGREGEMKILEHCSSKVTNSLGEFELEGVYRLQDQASPSDSEPRADEDSALGTFGLKSRKRVFTYLSPEKEENCDAKRSCTDRCNLDLTGCSTDEGSRSKSRTDSVLPEKPRSCALVSPEQHSCVGDDDVFLLSGSTPPVTSVLSASGLLALTQSPLLCQGQTPPSRRKCVQEEESDAFQIPANQELSPFHAMTSRRHPLSRTYSRKKLLS; this comes from the exons ATGTTTGAGTCACCACAGGGCAGATCTTGCTCATGGCTTTTTTGGACACTCAAGTTCCCCAGTGCCACAGACTGTGCCTTGGACCACACTTCTGCCTTTGGACGCAACTTTGAACTGCTTGTTCTCGAAGCCTTCTGTATTTCAAGCAGTATTCCCCCAGCAAGAAGGAATGTTGTTTCTCAGCATgcctg gaCTTTTGCTTTATCTTATCCTTGCACAGGAGGGAACGAGCCGGAAAGCTGTGCTGTAATCCTGGAACCCCTTGCCATGAGCCAAAGACAGCTGCATTGTCCAGTCAATATCTTTCTGAAAGGTAGCTTGACAGCTTGGAGCTTGGTGCAGGCTGGCCACTTTCTCACGGAGAGCTGGATAGTGCAGAGCACACGGGCTGAGCAGGCAGAATGTAACAGGTCACTGTTTCATCAGCTGTTAAGGAGTCTAGTGACTGAAGAACTGCACATG GTTGCTGAAGTATCTCTATCTAGAACTTGGtgcccctgcactgctgtttTATCGCCACTTTCTGAGAGTACTGCAGTTCTGACTGTTCTTGGTATTGAGAAGACCACTGAAGTTGAGCGATGCAACCTTGAAGGAGCTGTAGTGGAGAACTCTTCCCAAGACCATGCTCTTCACCTCCCAGATATTGTAAATAGTGTGTTGGGTAAAATTGACACATTGGCGGAGGATTCTCTGGCCAGCATGG GAGAAGAAACTCCTCCTATGCCAGAGTGGGTCCAACGGGAGCTGTCCTATACAGGGGGCTGGCATCCTTCAGTGTTTGAAGCATGGTATCCTGCATCGAACGCTTGTGGAGCGAGCTCAGATCTGATGGAGTCATTCAG GCTCCTGCAGGTTCCTTGTGCTAATGGGAAGGATGATGCAGACCAATCTCAAGTGGAACTCTCAGAAAGTCTCTGTGAGCTGTACCAGAGAAAATTCAGTGAAACATCTGCTGCAGCTGGAcaaggaaataacaaaaaaagac GTGGGGTTCCCCGGACTCCAGTCAGGCAGAAGATGAAGACCATGTCCAGATCCCTGCAGATGCTCAACGTAGCAAGACTGAATGTAAAAGCTCAGAAGTTTCAACCTGATGGTGTGCCGCCAACAGTGAATGAGAAGGTTCCACAGAAGCTTTCAGGAAAAAGATTGGATGAAAaggtggaagaaaaggaaaaagcacttAAAATATCAATAG ACTTCAAAACTGAGGAGGCACTGCAGTCTCATTTAATTGCAAGCTACCAGAAGGCTGTTGCTGAGGGAGTTCTTTCATCTGTGTGTGCCCAGAATATGATTATGGCCATTAAAAGGTTCTTGAAAGTACAAGATGCCAAAGAGAAAGAG GTGGCCTGTGTGGAAAGAGTCAGAAACCATCTCCTGAAGACCAGCAAAATGCTCAGACAACAGCATGGATTACAGAAGGAGACCAAAGTTGGAGA GTGCCGACTTCAGGTATTTTTGCGCCTTGAGTTATGTCTTCAGTGCCCTTCACTGCAAAGCAACACTGACAAAATGGAACAGCTGTTAGAAGAG GTGACAGATATGCTGCGCATTTTATGTCTGACTGAAGACCCAGGGTATCTTACAAAGTTTCTAGAGGAAATACTAGAATT GTATATAAATTCTATACCGAAGACCCTTGGAGATATTTACTACGGTCTTGGTACACAAATacccccgaaactggcatctgtTCTGCCTTCAGATTTCTTCAGTGATGACTCTGTGACTCTGGATAGCAAATCCCCAGACCTTCCACTGTCTCTATCATCTGCCTTAACTCCTAGCACTGTCCGCCTACGCAGTGAAAGTGATCAGCTGGAGGAGCTGCGCACCAGATCTGCCAAAAAGAGAAG GAATAATGCATTAGCCAGACACAGGAGCATGACAGAAGCACCACAGAACTTGCGTCAAATTGAGATTCCCAAGATAGCCAAGAATCCCATCAGAAAG gagAACTTGCGTTCTTACCTTGCCACTGAGAAGTCCCAACAGATGCCTTCGTTGCAGAAAGAAGCAGTGCAAG AGGTTACAAAGGTAAGGAGGAACCTCTTCAATGAAGAGATACTTTCACCATCGAAAAGGTCTGTGAAGAAGATGCCTAGAAGCCAATCAGTATCTGCCGTGGAAGGCTTAAGATACAAATGCACTGATGAAGGCACTAAAG ATCATCACAAGTTACTGACCAAGAGAGTTGCAGAAACACCACTACATAAGCAGGTCTCCAGGAGACTACTACATAAGCAGATCAAAGGCCG GTCTTCTGATCCTGGTTGTGACACGGGTGTTGTAGAAGAATCTCCCGACAAGGCTATAAATG AGGCAGGTTTGAGAAGAAGCCCACGCATCAAACAGCTGTCTTTGAGTAGGACTTGCTCTGGTGTTTTCTATTCCACTACACAGCCCAGCTCACAAAATTCACAGCAAGCCCATCAGGGACAAGAAGAGGAGAGCTCTACACAGCAGGATCTAGAAG GCATTAAGCAGCTTTCAGAGCGCCCCACTGTCCAGACTCCCAAGAGGTTTTTCTTTGGTGCAGTCATTGACACATGTAGTCCTGCAGTGAAGCCTTCACCTGGAAGGAGGAGAACAAGAAAAGATTCTTTACACTTAGAGGAGCTGACTGCCTGTCAG actCCTAGAAAAACACCCCATAAATTTGTCCAGAAGCCACTGAATTCTGCCAGTAAGCTACCAAGGAGATCACCTCGCATTCTCCACAGGACACCTCAGAAGCTGGAGAAGACTCCTGGCAAAAGTCCAGCTGCTAAGCAGACTGCAGCTAGGTGTTTGGGAAAGTACTTTTCTCATCCTGTACAAAAGATCAAGTCACCGTCTGCGTTAACTGAAAGTAAGAGGGTTCACTTACTGCAAGTAACTTCTGAGGACTGTTCTCCAGCAGAAAGACTCTCCCCTCCTTGCAAAGAGGCTGCCTTACAAAGACCAGAACATGAAGGGTTCGCAGTGCTCAGTGCCTCATTATTACCTCTGACAGATTCAACTCCAGCTGCTTCTTCCCCCTCTGCTGTCCAGGAAAGATATTTTGCAGAACTGCAAACTCCAAGACGTTCCTTGCGATACCTCTCAAAATTAGCATCTCCAGTTGGTACTCGGAGGCAAATCCTACCAAAGGAAATTCAGGTGCAGTCAGATCCATTATCTCAAGCAACTGAAAGTACTCCCAGGAAACCTGAAGATCCAGGTTCAAAATCATGTGCCAGCCCACTGAGTGCAGAAATACTGCAGCTCGAGCCTCCCTTCAGTTCTCCTCTCCATGAAAGTTCCACGAACACTGTGGCAATCTGCTCTCCTTCCCGTTTGCAGGCTAGGGAGTCTGACTGGGAACCATCTTTTCAAAAATCTCCAGGTATTACTGGCACTTCACTGGGGTCCCTGCTTCACACGTCCAAACAGGCCAAATGTGAACCAAACTCTGGAGGAGAGAACCTTGCACTTGCGTCTGCAACACCTGAAAATAAGGACAATCATCATGATAGTGGTGGTAACTCTTCTGGAGAAAGCCTTCACCTTTGTCAGTCCCAAGTTACTGAAGATACCCCAATAtgggaggaaaataaacagaTGGTGGTAGCATCTCAAAAGTCTTCTCTAAGAGAGGACTCAGAAAACTTGGAAAAGCATCTGTCTCCAAAGCCTTCTGCTGGAGGGCAGGCATGTGCACAGAATGATGAGGTAGAGTGTGAGAAATTGGTTAAGGAGGGGAACTCCAGTGCAAACACCTGTGAGTCCTTCCTAAGTGGTTCTCAAGCAGTTAGTGGTGACTTGGAACCAAGAACCCTGCTGAGAGAGGAATATATGGGGCCAAAGGCTCCAAGTCTTAAGAGACACTCCAAATTTGCCCTGAATACTTCACCTCCTATGCCGACATCTGCCTATTCTTTACGCTGCACTGCAGACAGGAGGCAGCGGGAGGCTGCAGCGCGGATGGGAGATCCTCAACTTCTAGCCAAGTTCTCTACTCCTAAAAGTCGTTGCAAACTGCCTTCTGCTAGCTCACCGACTTACGAAGTTGAGCTTGAAATGCAAGCTTCAGGCCTGCCCAAACTTCGCATTAAGAAAATTGGCTCTTGCTCATCGCTGGAAGTTCAACCTGAAGCAAGTGCCAGCAAACCCAAGGGAGGAGAAAGCCCCTTTGGTGATCTTGCTATGACCTGGTGTAGCAAGCACCCGGGAaaactggcagctgcctgtgttTCACCGTCCTGCTTTCGCTCTTTCCACAGTACACCTGGGAAAAGTGGAGGACAGACCTACATATGCCAGTCGTACACCCCAACAAGCTGTGCCTCTAACACCACCTCCCCATCCCCCTTAGAAGCAGGAGTTCCACGGACACCTTCTCCAAAGCAGAAGGGGAAGACAACCCCTGATGCTATCAATGATTGGCCTCGGAGAAagagagcagcaggcagcactgCTAATGCTAGCTGTGGTCAAAGCGAGAAGAGTGCTGATGAACAGAAGAGAATGTCAACAGGCAGAGAAGGAGAGATGAAGATCTTGgagcactgcagcagcaaagtAACAAACAGTCTCGGAGAATTTGAACTGGAAGGGGTTTACAGGCTCCAGGATCAGGCATCTCCTAGTGACTCTGAACCTAGGGCTGATGAGGACTCTGCCCTGGGAACTTTTGGCTTGAAATCTCGGAAGCGGGTCTTTACATATCTATCGCCAGAAAAGGAGGAGAATTGTGATGCTAAGAGATCTTGCACTGATAGGTGCAACCTGGATCTCACTGGCTGTTCCACAGATGAGGGCAGCAGAAGCAAATCAAGGACGGACTCTGTACTTCCTGAGAAACCACGATCATGTGCGCTTGTAAGTCCTGAGCAGCACAGTTGTGTAGGGGATGACGATGTCTTCCTTTTGTCAG GCTCAACTCCGCCAGTGACGAGCGTGCTCTCCGCTAGCGGCCTTCTAGCACTGACCCAGTCTCCACTGCTGTGCCAGGGACAGACACCGCCGTCTCGGAGAAAGTGTGTTCAAg aaGAGGAATCTGATGCCTTCCAAATTCCTGCCAACCAGGAGCTGTCTCCATTCCATGCCATGACTTCCAGGAGGCATCCCCTTAGCAGGACTTACTCACGGAAAAAGCTGCTCAGCTGA